From the genome of Thauera chlorobenzoica:
TCGCGTGCCGGCCTGCTCGACGGCGCCCACCGGCTCTCCGCGCTGCCGCTGCGCGCACTCAAGCTGCACCAGCTCCAGCTCGTGCGCGGCACCGCGCTGGCGCGCGACTGGGAGCGCGATCCGGGCGCGGTGCCGCTGCTCGGCGAGGACGAATACATCGCATTGCTGGCCGACTTCGTCGAGCGCCTGTCGCCCGACATCCTGCTCCAGCGCCTGGGCAGCGAAGTGCCGCCGGCGCTCAAGCTGGCGCCGCAATGGAACATGCGCCTGTCCGAACTGGCGCCCCGTCTGAGCGCCGAGCTGGCGCGGCGGGGAAGCTGGCAGGGCTGCCGCGCGGGACAATGATCTTGATCGAGCGAGAACGACGATGAGCGAGCGCAGCACTCCCGGTTTGGCCACCCTCGGCATCCACGGCCACGGCTTCAAGGATGCCTACGGCAGCCCGCATGTCCCGGTGTATGACACCACCACCTTCGCCTTCGCGTCGACGGCCGACCTGCTCGACGTCATCGACGGGCGCAAGGCGGGCGGGCTGTACACCCGTTACGGGCTGAACCCGTCGATCCTTGCCCTCGAGAACACCCTTGCCGGCCTCGAAGGCGCGGAGCAGGCCTGGGCCTTCTGCTCCGGGATGGCGGCGGCGAGCGCACTGTTCCTGACCCACGGGCGCGAGGGCATCGTCTGCGTCGGCGAGGCCTACGGCGGCACGCTGGAGCTGCTGTCGAGCCAGCTGACGCTGCTCGGGATCCGCACCCACCTGATCCTCGACGACGAACTCGAGCGCCTCGATGCCCTGCTCGCCGGGGGGGCGAAGCTGGTGTTCTTCGAGACCCCCACCAACCCCACCCTGGGCCTGATCGACATCCGCGCCATCGCCCGCCGGGCGCACGCCCACGGGGCGCTGGTGGCGGTGGACAACACCTTCGCCTCGCCGGTGAATCAGCGCCCGCTCGCGCTCGGCGCCGACATCGTGATGCACAGCGCGACCAAGTACCTCGGCGGCCACAGCGACCTCACCGCCGGCGCGCTGATGGGGGCGAAGGCGCTGCTGCAGCCGGTGTGGAGCTGGCGCAAGAACCTCGGTTCGATGATCGCGCCCGCCACCGCGTCGCTGCTCGCGCGCAGCCTGCGGACCCTGGTGGTGCGCGTGCGCCAGCACAACGCCTCGGCGCAGCGCATCGCCGAAGCCATGCAGCGCCATCCGCGGGTGCGCCGCGTGTTCTACCCCGGGCTGCCCGACTTTCCCGGTCATGCGCTGGCGAAGGCGCAGATGGCGGGCTTCGGCGGCATGCTGACGATCGAGCTCGCCGGCGACGGTGCGGACGC
Proteins encoded in this window:
- a CDS encoding trans-sulfuration enzyme family protein; this encodes MSERSTPGLATLGIHGHGFKDAYGSPHVPVYDTTTFAFASTADLLDVIDGRKAGGLYTRYGLNPSILALENTLAGLEGAEQAWAFCSGMAAASALFLTHGREGIVCVGEAYGGTLELLSSQLTLLGIRTHLILDDELERLDALLAGGAKLVFFETPTNPTLGLIDIRAIARRAHAHGALVAVDNTFASPVNQRPLALGADIVMHSATKYLGGHSDLTAGALMGAKALLQPVWSWRKNLGSMIAPATASLLARSLRTLVVRVRQHNASAQRIAEAMQRHPRVRRVFYPGLPDFPGHALAKAQMAGFGGMLTIELAGDGADATGVADRLRLFALAPSLGGVESLVTQPCTTTHHDLSAAERARRGISDAMLRLSVGLEDVDDLIADLEQALA